From a single Synechococcales cyanobacterium T60_A2020_003 genomic region:
- a CDS encoding undecaprenyl-diphosphate phosphatase, which produces MGYETLCSLSTALSQAPTPSEGTALMEMNLFRAIILGIVQGLTEFLPISSTAHLKAVPVALGWGDPGVAFTAVIQLGSIVAILWYFWDDLRYVVSGMARAMIKSDYESRDFRIGLGIILGTVPIIVFGLLLKALVPDLDRSPIRSMGAIAIASIVMALLLALAEYLGSRKRTLDNLKMQDGILMGLGQALALIPGVSRSGSTLTAGLFLGLERSTAARFSFLLGIPAITLAGLVELKGLLEMGLSDIGVVPLIGGLIAALVSSYLAIAWLIQFLKTRSTWIFVWYRLGFGIAILIAIASGHLKNV; this is translated from the coding sequence ATGGGCTATGAAACGCTGTGCTCCCTCTCCACGGCGTTATCTCAAGCTCCGACGCCCTCGGAGGGAACCGCTCTCATGGAAATGAATTTGTTTCGAGCGATTATCTTGGGTATTGTGCAAGGGCTGACCGAGTTCTTGCCCATCAGCAGCACGGCGCATCTTAAAGCGGTTCCGGTTGCCCTCGGTTGGGGAGATCCAGGGGTTGCATTCACCGCAGTAATTCAACTGGGGAGCATTGTCGCAATTCTCTGGTATTTCTGGGATGACCTGCGTTACGTCGTATCAGGGATGGCGCGGGCAATGATTAAGTCAGACTATGAGTCTAGAGATTTTCGCATTGGTCTCGGCATTATTTTAGGGACGGTTCCTATTATTGTCTTTGGCTTATTACTGAAAGCATTGGTTCCAGATTTAGATCGCTCACCCATTCGCAGCATGGGCGCGATCGCCATCGCATCCATTGTAATGGCCTTACTCCTCGCCTTAGCAGAGTATCTGGGCAGTCGTAAGCGAACCCTTGATAATCTAAAAATGCAGGACGGCATTTTGATGGGGTTGGGGCAAGCCCTAGCGCTGATTCCCGGTGTCTCTCGTTCTGGATCTACCCTCACCGCGGGTTTATTTTTAGGATTAGAGCGCTCCACCGCCGCCCGCTTCTCGTTTTTGCTTGGCATTCCCGCCATCACCCTCGCAGGACTCGTAGAGTTGAAGGGACTCCTAGAAATGGGACTTTCCGATATCGGGGTTGTGCCATTAATAGGCGGCTTAATTGCGGCCTTGGTGTCTTCGTATCTGGCGATCGCCTGGTTGATTCAGTTCCTCAAAACTCGTAGCACCTGGATTTTTGTGTGGTATCGCCTGGGCTTTGGGATTGCCATTTTAATAGCGATCGCCTCGGGTCACTTAAAGAACGTCTAG